In the genome of Sorangium aterium, one region contains:
- a CDS encoding tetratricopeptide repeat protein — protein MSVPPRVRLAVLAGGALVLGGAAALCLGLREGAHSEADRPTAAAASSPPSRPGAPPPSGMEARALGFRLLTLADPGEVLAGMDSLARAAEQGDVESQVSLGRIYLKGLPSVPRDAARARAWLLRAAASQHPSAAYFLGVISQNGDGVAADPAEAARWFEIAARGGSPDAMFLLANAYRAGAGVPKNDRRAVELYESAGEREHPAALQALAMAYRYGELGLEPDEAESRRYTMEAEHAIQHRQAPP, from the coding sequence GTGAGCGTCCCGCCTCGCGTGCGGCTCGCTGTGCTGGCCGGAGGCGCCCTCGTGCTCGGCGGCGCCGCCGCCCTTTGCCTTGGGCTGCGCGAGGGCGCTCATTCCGAGGCGGACCGCCCCACCGCCGCCGCGGCGTCGTCGCCGCCGTCGCGCCCTGGGGCGCCGCCCCCGAGCGGCATGGAGGCGCGGGCGCTCGGCTTTCGCCTGCTCACGCTCGCGGATCCCGGGGAGGTCCTCGCCGGGATGGATTCACTCGCGCGGGCGGCCGAGCAGGGAGACGTCGAGTCGCAGGTCTCGCTCGGAAGGATCTACCTGAAGGGGCTGCCGTCGGTCCCCAGGGACGCGGCGCGCGCCCGCGCCTGGCTGCTGCGAGCCGCCGCCTCGCAGCACCCGAGCGCCGCGTATTTCCTCGGCGTGATCAGCCAGAACGGCGATGGCGTGGCGGCGGACCCCGCGGAGGCTGCGCGCTGGTTCGAGATCGCGGCGCGCGGAGGGTCGCCGGACGCGATGTTCCTGCTCGCCAATGCGTATCGCGCAGGCGCCGGCGTGCCAAAGAATGACAGAAGAGCCGTGGAGCTCTACGAGAGCGCCGGCGAGCGGGAGCACCCCGCGGCGCTCCAGGCGCTGGCGATGGCCTATCGCTATGGTGAGCTGGGGCTCGAGCCCGACGAGGCCGAGAGCCGCCGGTACACGATGGAGGCCGAGCAC
- a CDS encoding 5'-nucleotidase C-terminal domain-containing protein, whose translation MTALTACGDDQGGTGSSTSSSSGSGGAGGGEQGGGGAGGSEQGGGGAGGGGAGGGEQGGGGAGGGEQGGGGAGGSEQGGGGAGGAPATPSGATADLALLETTDLHTNILGFDYFKLVTDPSIGLERTATLINQARAEFTNNILIDNGDTIQGTVLADYQALVEPIACGETLAMYKAMNHLGFDVGGIGNHEFNFGLAFLSQVTHTPFDVEGLDLAGSADCEGPRFPLVNSNVFSLKTNETLFPSTVIVEKTIKAAAPGGGAIESTVKVGFIDVTPPTILSWDKKWLDGKVFTKGVKEVAAPLVDDLRARGAELVVAIIHGGLDDSPYTPTLENQAWHLAQVPGIDAMLMGHSHQIFPNPSSTVAQFSLPKVDKVAGTVDGVPAVMANFWGQHLGVIKLGLTHDGEGWKVDKAKTVVEARPIATTCKGGLPEACDATERWRTGAPCAFAALCDAQPDKTKVLVAADASFAPLLDAEHQATVAYVKTPIGTTDFAMSSMFADVGDASAIQIVNQAQADYVARYVQENLPQYASLPVLSVSAPFKSGFQGGNDYTDVPAGSIAINNAADLYLYANTVQAVKVTGADLLDWLERAATRFNQIDPSKTEPQPLINTAMPGYNFDMFTDSRITYEIDVTQPLPPAGMKASGRIKNLQWNGEPMDLAAEFIVATNNYRASGGGSFPGLDGSKTIYAAPDTNRDVLITYIKKIENLTRAQNGAARSWRFARVTTAGPVTFTSAQNALPKAQAAGLTNLSLVAQDDGSAKMLSVYSIDLGR comes from the coding sequence ATGACCGCGCTGACCGCGTGCGGCGACGACCAGGGCGGCACGGGCTCATCGACCTCCAGCTCCTCAGGCTCGGGCGGCGCGGGTGGAGGGGAGCAGGGCGGCGGCGGCGCGGGTGGAAGCGAGCAGGGCGGCGGCGGCGCGGGTGGAGGCGGCGCGGGTGGAGGCGAGCAGGGCGGCGGCGGCGCGGGTGGAGGCGAGCAGGGCGGCGGCGGCGCGGGTGGAAGCGAGCAGGGCGGCGGCGGCGCGGGAGGAGCCCCGGCGACGCCGAGCGGAGCCACGGCGGACCTCGCGCTGCTCGAGACCACCGATCTCCACACCAACATCCTCGGCTTCGATTACTTCAAGCTGGTCACTGATCCATCGATTGGCCTCGAGCGCACCGCGACCCTCATCAACCAGGCGCGGGCCGAGTTCACGAACAACATCCTGATCGACAACGGCGACACGATCCAGGGCACCGTCCTCGCCGACTATCAGGCGCTCGTCGAGCCGATCGCGTGCGGCGAGACGCTGGCCATGTACAAGGCGATGAACCACCTGGGGTTCGACGTCGGCGGGATCGGCAATCACGAGTTCAACTTCGGCCTCGCCTTCCTCTCGCAGGTGACCCACACCCCGTTCGACGTCGAGGGGCTCGATCTCGCTGGCTCGGCGGACTGCGAGGGCCCTCGGTTCCCGCTGGTGAACTCCAACGTCTTCAGCCTGAAGACGAACGAGACGCTCTTCCCGAGCACCGTCATCGTCGAGAAGACCATCAAGGCGGCGGCGCCGGGCGGCGGCGCCATCGAGAGCACGGTCAAGGTCGGCTTCATCGACGTGACGCCGCCGACGATCCTGAGCTGGGACAAGAAATGGCTCGACGGCAAGGTCTTCACGAAGGGGGTGAAGGAGGTCGCTGCCCCGCTGGTGGACGATCTCCGCGCCAGGGGGGCCGAGCTGGTCGTCGCCATCATCCACGGCGGCCTCGACGACTCGCCGTACACGCCCACCCTCGAGAACCAGGCGTGGCACCTCGCCCAGGTGCCCGGCATCGACGCGATGCTCATGGGCCACTCGCACCAGATCTTCCCCAACCCGAGCAGCACCGTTGCGCAGTTCAGCCTGCCGAAGGTCGACAAGGTCGCGGGCACGGTCGACGGCGTCCCCGCCGTCATGGCGAATTTCTGGGGCCAGCACCTCGGCGTCATCAAGCTGGGGCTCACGCACGACGGCGAGGGCTGGAAGGTCGACAAGGCGAAGACGGTCGTCGAGGCCCGGCCGATCGCCACGACCTGCAAGGGTGGGCTCCCCGAGGCGTGTGATGCAACGGAGCGCTGGCGCACGGGGGCGCCCTGCGCGTTCGCGGCGCTCTGCGACGCGCAGCCGGACAAGACGAAGGTCCTCGTCGCGGCCGACGCTTCCTTCGCGCCGCTCCTCGACGCCGAGCACCAGGCGACGGTCGCCTACGTCAAGACGCCCATCGGCACGACCGATTTCGCGATGTCGTCGATGTTCGCCGACGTGGGGGACGCCAGCGCGATCCAGATCGTCAATCAGGCCCAGGCCGACTACGTCGCCCGCTACGTCCAGGAGAACCTGCCGCAGTACGCGTCGCTGCCCGTGCTCTCGGTGAGCGCGCCGTTCAAGTCCGGCTTTCAGGGCGGCAACGACTACACCGACGTGCCGGCGGGGAGCATCGCGATCAACAACGCGGCCGATCTCTACCTGTACGCGAACACGGTCCAGGCGGTGAAGGTCACCGGCGCGGACCTCCTCGACTGGCTGGAGAGGGCCGCGACGCGCTTCAACCAGATCGATCCGAGCAAGACGGAGCCGCAGCCGCTCATCAACACCGCGATGCCCGGATACAACTTCGACATGTTCACGGACAGCAGGATCACGTACGAGATCGACGTGACCCAGCCGCTCCCGCCGGCGGGGATGAAGGCCAGCGGCCGGATCAAGAACCTCCAGTGGAACGGGGAGCCCATGGATCTGGCCGCGGAGTTCATCGTGGCCACGAACAACTACCGCGCGAGCGGCGGCGGCAGCTTCCCTGGCCTCGACGGCTCGAAGACGATCTACGCCGCGCCGGACACGAACCGCGACGTGCTCATCACGTACATCAAGAAGATAGAGAACCTCACGCGGGCCCAGAACGGCGCTGCCCGCAGCTGGCGCTTCGCCCGGGTCACGACGGCGGGCCCCGTGACCTTCACCTCGGCGCAGAACGCGCTCCCGAAGGCGCAGGCCGCCGGGCTGACCAACCTCTCGCTCGTCGCGCAGGATGACGGCAGCGCCAAGATGCTCTCGGTGTACTCCATCGACCTGGGCCGGTGA